The following coding sequences lie in one Zingiber officinale cultivar Zhangliang chromosome 2B, Zo_v1.1, whole genome shotgun sequence genomic window:
- the LOC122045251 gene encoding protein WHAT'S THIS FACTOR 1, chloroplastic-like — MEPRSLLSPPRTVPPYSFPLLISSSSSTRSSCLLFPRKAAFFGTNLAEGLANPLNLSSCRGSFTITAAVKWRKEAPFDNVIEREKKLKLVLKIRNILVSQPDRIMSLKQLGRFRRDLGLTRKRRFIALLRRFPAVFEIVEEGVYSLRFRLTPEAERIYLEELRARQEMEQLHIVKLRKLLMMALDRRILLEKIAHLRHDLGLPAEFRDTICHRYPQYFRVVPTDRGPALELTHWDPELAISAAEAAEEENRIREADEQNLIIERAPKFKRVKLPRGLNLSKGEMRKLNQFKEIPYISPYSDFSELRPGTPKKEKHACAVVHEILSFTLEKKTLVDHLTHFREEFRFSQQLRGMLIRHPEMFYVSLKGTRDSVFLREAYRDSQLLEKDRMLILKEKLRALVAVPRFAKRGLRKLDETSQGDETLGGSQNETDEEWSDVDGLVPVGFDGDFDDEDDDDDDSGEDDWSDEEDESPPDFDDGEGLNFDREKLQVVNGSRKPEGQVLVPTFPDGRERERW, encoded by the coding sequence ATGGAGCCAAGATCGCtcctttctccaccgagaacAGTTCCTCCTTACTCCTTCCCCCTCCTAATCTCCTCCTCGTCCTCCACGAGATCGTCCTGCCTCCTCTTCCCCAGGAAAGCCGCCTTCTTTGGTACTAATCTCGCCGAGGGATTGGCCAATCCGCTAAATCTGTCATCTTGCCGGGGTTCCTTCACCATTACCGCCGCCGTCAAGTGGCGGAAGGAGGCACCTTTCGACAACGTGATCGAGCGCGAGAAGAAGCTGAAGTTGGTGCTCAAGATCCGCAACATCCTCGTGAGCCAGCCGGACCGCATCATGAGCCTCAAACAGCTCGGCCGATTCCGCCGAGACCTCGGCCTCACGCGGAAGCGCCGCTTCATCGCACTCCTCCGCCGCTTCCCGGCCGTGTTCGAGATCGTGGAGGAGGGTGTTTACTCCCTCCGCTTCCGGCTGACTCCCGAGGCCGAGCGGATTTATCTGGAGGAGTTGCGCGCCCGGCAAGAGATGGAGCAGCTGCACATCGTCAAGCTGCGCAAGCTACTGATGATGGCGCTTGACCGGAGGATCCTCCTTGAGAAGATCGCCCATCTGCGCCACGACCTTGGGCTCCCGGCCGAGTTCAGGGACACCATCTGCCACCGCTACCCACAGTACTTCAGGGTCGTACCCACTGACCGTGGCCCTGCACTTGAGCTCACACATTGGGATCCTGAGCTTGCCATCTCTGCTGCCGAGGCTGCAGAAGAGGAGAACAGAATACGCGAGGCCGACGAGCAGAATTTGATCATCGAGAGGGCTCCCAAATTCAAACGAGTAAAGCTTCCCAGAGGCTTGAATCTGTCCAAGGGAGAGATGCGGAAGTTGAACCAATTCAAGGAGATACCTTACATATCTCCATACTCTGATTTCTCTGAATTGAGGCCTGGCACACCAAAGAAGGAGAAGCATGCCTGCGCTGTTGTCCATGAGATTCTGAGTTTCACACTCGAAAAGAAGACATTGGTTGATCACCTCACCCACTTCAGGGAGGAGTTCAGGTTCTCACAGCAGCTTAGGGGAATGCTTATCAGGCACCCCGAAATGTTCTATGTCTCACTTAAGGGGACAAGGGATTCTGTTTTCCTTCGTGAAGCTTATCGCGACTCACAGTTGCTCGAGAAGGATAGGATGCTGATTCTCAAGGAGAAATTGCGCGCACTTGTTGCAGTCCCACGGTTCGCCAAGAGGGGTCTTCGCAAGTTAGACGAAACTAGCCAAGGGGATGAAACACTTGGAGGAAGCCAAAATGAAACTGATGAGGAATGGTCCGATGTTGATGGTCTTGTGCCTGTTGGGTTTGATGGTGATTTTGATGATGAAGATGACGACGATGATGATTCCGGAGAGGATGACTGGAGCGATGAAGAGGATGAATCACCTCCGGATTTTGATGACGGTGAGGGTCTGAACTTTGACAGGGAGAAGTTGCAAGTAGTTAATGGATCCAGAAAGCCTGAAGGTCAAGTTCTTGTTCCCACATTTCCAGATGGCAGGGAAAGAGAAAGATGGTAA
- the LOC122045252 gene encoding probable serine/threonine-protein kinase KCC4 — MEQFLKVGELIGSLKSLMVFQDEIQVNRRQCGLLVDAFDLAFASVAEELRTHFRFAEKPAAKWRALEHPLKELHRVLCEGEQYVRWCLEPGDWWNKAISRHRNTDCVEFHLHNLLWCVPVVLEAIENAAESADHDDLHKKKLIFSKKYEREWMDPNLFQQKLGKSYLTSQDFCSRLDSAWKEDSWILSETIAERRLSTTNPLTKQENKLAELLVGPRGHLHPSSVLIGSPDYQVRRRFEAGSNHKEVQWMGESYVVKHAICDVDSLMNEISILSSIAHPNVMQYLYSFADEERTECFMVMELMNKDLSSHIREASSSRRKVPFPLLVAVDTMLQIARGMEYLHSKKIYHGDLNPLNILVKTRNPSAEGFLHVKITGFGLSPAKKSKAMANPCIWHSPEVLTQQQSGNGLNLTDKADVYSFGMICFELLTGKIPFEDNHLQGDKMSKNIRAGERPLFPSQCPKYLINLTRRCWHSDPAHRPSFASICRVLRYIKRFLVMHPDQSLPDMPAPSVDYFDMESSLSKIVSNWARRDDPRVWEVPFQMYAYRVLEREKTGANMKDRTSESGSEGASICGDENVFNGILDDTLSNSTDSVKLSLESTPDRNKKTPTKLLNGKANMQPLGQNQKTGAFLSPRGSCGQSVKRNSERQFQPVVMSSGRRRTPSDHPSETELV; from the exons ATGGAGCAGTTCCTGAAGGTGGGGGAGTTGATCGGCAGCCTCAAGTCTCTGATGGTGTTCCAGGACGAGATACAGGTCAACCGCCGGCAGTGCGGGTTGCTGGTCGACGCCTTCGATCTCGCGTTCGCCAGCGTCGCCGAGGAGCTCCGGACCCACTTCCGCTTCGCGGAGAAGCCAGCGGCCAAGTGGCGAGCTCTGGAGCACCCCCTCAAGGAGCTCCACCGCGTGTTGTGCGAGGGCGAGCAATACGTTCGGTGGTGCCTGGAGCCCGGCGACTGGTGGAACAAAGCCATCTCGCGCCACCGCAACACCGACTGCGTCGAGTTCCACCTCCACAACCTGCTCTGGTGCGTCCCAGTCGTGCTCGAGGCCATCGAGAACGCCGCCGAGAGCGCCGACCACGACGACCTCCACAAGAAGAAGCTCATCTTCTCCAAAAAGTACGAGAGGGAGTGGATGGATCCCAATCTCTTCCAGCAGAAGCTGGGGAAGTCATACTTGACCTCGCAAGATTTCTGCAGCAGACTGGACTCCGCTTGGAAAGAGGACTCATGGATCCTCTCAGAAACCATAGCCGAGAGGAGGCTTTCCACCACGAACCCTCTCACAAAACAGGAGAACAAGCTCGCCGAGCTCCTGGTTGGTCCCAGAGGCCACCTGCACCCCAGCTCAGTCCTGATTGGTTCGCCTGACTACCAAGTCCGGCGAAGATTTGAGGCCGGGAGCAACCACAAGGAGGTGCAGTGGATGGGCGAGAGCTATGTGGTGAAGCATGCTATTTGTGATGTTGATTCACTGATGAATGAGATCTCCATCCTATCATCAATCGCCCACCCAAATGTGATGCAGTACCTCTACTCGTTCGCCGACGAAGAAAGGACAGAGTGCTTCATGGTGATGGAGCTCATGAACAAGGATCTCTCCAGTCACATAAGGGAGGCATCTTCCTCAAGGAGAAAGGTGCCCTTTCCTCTGCTGGTTGCAGTGGATACAATGCTTCAGATTGCGAGAGGAATGGAATACCTCCACTCGAAGAAGATCTACCATGGCGACTTGAATCCTCTCAACATCTTGGTGAAAACTAGGAACCCTTCCGCAGAGGGATTTTTGCATGTGAAGATCACTGGTTTTGGTCTCTCACCAGCCAAGAAATCCAAGGCCATGGCAAATCCATGCATCTGGCATTCGCCTGAGGTTCTAACACAGCAGCAGTCCGGCAATGGCTTGAATTTGACAGATAAGGCCGATGTCTATAGCTTTGGGATGATATGCTTTGAGCTTTTGACAGGAAAAATTCCTTTTGAGGACAACCACCTTCAAGGTGATAAGATGAGCAAGAATATCAGGGCTGGTGAGAGGCCATTGTTTCCATCTCAATGCCCAAAGTACCTCATAAACTTGACAAGGAGATGTTGGCACTCTGATCCGGCACACCGACCAAGCTTCGCTTCAATATGTAGAGTGCTTCGCTACATCAAACGGTTCTTGGTTATGCATCCAGATCAAAGCCTTCCAGACATGCCTGCACCTTCTGTGGATTATTTTGACATGGAGAGTAGCCTTTCTAAAATAGTCTCAAACTGGGCAAGGAGAGATGATCCCCGGGTCTGGGAAGTTCCTTTTCAGATGTATGCTTATCGAGTTCTAGAAAGGGAGAAGACCGGTGCCAATATGAAGGACCGGACATCTGAATCCGGAAGTGAGGGGGCATCCATTTGTGGAGATGAGAATGTATTCAATGGCATTCTAGATGACACACTCTCAAATTCTACTGATTCAGTCAAATTGTCCCTAGAGAGCACCCCagataggaacaagaaaacaccaacAAAATTACTCAATGGAAAAGCAAATATGCAACCATTAG GTCAGAACCAAAAAACAGGAGCTTTCCTATCGCCGCGAGGATCATGTGGTCAAAGTGTAAAGAGGAATTCTGAAAGACAATTCCAACCAGTAGTAATGAGCTCAGGAAGGCGGCGGACACCCTCAGATCATCCCTCTGAAACGGAATTAGTATGA